The nucleotide sequence CGCGCCCGCCGATGCAATCTCGAGCGGGCTCTGAGCCTGTGGGGCGTAACCGGCCTACAATGGAACGACTGAGGAAACTCGTCACTCAAAGCTGATAGTGCTGCGGGAAATCCTCCCCCCAGCAGTCGGCCTCAAGGAGAACCCTATGCCCTGGTATGCCTGGTTGATCATGGCTGTCGCCATCGGCTCGATCGTCGGTGGTTTGATGATGCTGCGCGACAGCGCCAACAAAGTGGAACTGACCGATGAACAACGCAAGCGCGTCGCTGAACGCAACGCGCAAGCAGACGCCAAGGATGCACAAGATCGCTGATGGGATGTCTATTCCCAATCCGCTTTCGCGATATGCAGCCCGTGCTGCCCGTTGTAGGCAGCACGCTCTGGCGGACTCCAGCCCTCCAGCAAGGTGTCCTCCAACCGATAAATTTCCACCCCCAACGGCCGGCAGACGCTGAGAGGATCCTGCGCGTCAGGCCCCCACATCGCCAGCGACAAATCGCCCCCCGGACAAGTCGACAACGCGCACAGCACATCAATCTCGGCGAAAAATTCCAGGTAATCACCTTGCTGCGCCGGACAGGCCTTCATGAAATACATGTCATCGTGATTCAAGCCGGTGCACTGGAAGATGTTCAGCACATCGTGCACATCAAACTCCGTCAACCCGTGTGGCAGCACCGCACGGGTCAGATTCGAATGGCAATGATGGTGGAAATCCTCACCGGTAAGCATCTTGTTCACATAAGGATCGCAACGAGTCCCCAATAGATCATGCAAACGCCCACCGTGCTCATCGATGCCATAGGCAGCCAGGCTGTCATCGGTAATCGTCAACAGCGGTCGCAAAAACGGCAGGTTTGACCACAACCGATCATGGGTCGTGACATGCGCGCCCTGCAGTTGCCGAGTACGCGCCGCCCACAGACGCTCACGGGGATCATTGGCGTTCCACACATTGAAGTCACCCACCTGCGGGCCAACCGGTGTGGTTACCCGGAACACATGACCGGCCGGCACCTTCCAGGCACGCCCCGTCCTGATCGGTACTTCAAACTGCTCAATCAGTGTGCGCTGATCAACCTCACCGCGAATCCGCTCGTAGAACGCCTTGTCAACCTGCAACGCCGAGCCTTTGCTGACCTGATAAGCCGCGGGATAGTCTTTGTACATGGTGCAATGCTCCATTAACGGTGGGCGAACAGCGTATGAGCCGAGGGCCGGCGAAGGACGAAGTGCTACTCATCGACACGTCACGAGGACTCAACATTCATTTCGGTAGGCCTAATCACTATTCATGCCAACCAGCAAAGAAGCCGGCGTAGACCCTAATGCTCTTGTAGGAGCGAGCTTGCTCGCGAAAAATGCAAAGGCACCGCGTTTACTCAGACAGCACGCGTTACCGTTGACGACTTTCGCGAGCAAGCTCGCTCCTACATCGGCATTAGGCGTAGCCCGCTTTTTGTAAAGAGGCAGGAACCCGTACCAAACCATGGTTAATATGGCGTGATGTTTCGGAGGGTGCCTCTATGCGTTATTCGCAGGATCACAAAGCTCAAACCCACCAGCGCATCATTAAAGAAGCCTCCGTTCGATTTCGTCGCGACGGCATCGGCGCCACCGGCCTGCAACCGCTGATGAAAGCCCTGGACCTGACCCATGGCGGGTTCTACGCACACTTCAAATCCAAGGACGAACTGGTGGAAAAGGCCCTGCAAGCCGCTGCCGCCGAACTCGACACGCACTGCGCAATGCTGTTCAGCCAGGAACAGCCACTGCACGCGTTCATCGACAGCTACCTGTCCGAATGGCACCGAACCTCACCGGACCAGGGTTGCCCATTGCCGACCATGTCCTGGGAAATTGCGCAGCGAGGGCGACCAAGCCCGACCACCGACACCGTGCTAGGCACCAGGCTCCAGCAAATAGAAGCGACGTTGCATAGTCCAAATGCCGGCGAGCAAAGCCTGATCATGATGTCGACCCTGGTGGGGGCATTGGTGCTCGCGAGGAGCGTCGAGAACCCCGAGTTGGCGACGCGGATTCTAGAAGTGGTGAGTGAGCAGTTGAAAACAGTGGGCGAAAAAGGCCGGGTAAACCCTAATGCCGATCAGTTAAGCGAATGAAGCGCCTTGGTAGAGGCTCTTCACCGTTTACTGAGCCGCATTGCGAGGAATAACCGGCCTTACGCTTATTTGACGTCCAGACGATCGCGATTCTTTTCCAGAAGCGATTTACCGATCCCCTTCACCTCCAGCAGCTCATCCACCACCGTGAACGAACCATTGGACTCGCGATAAGCGATGATTGCCTTCGCTTTCGCAGCACCAATGCCGAGCAGATCACGACGCAGGGTTTCAACGTCTGCCGCGTTGAGGTTCACCTTCGCAGTGGATTGCTCGGCCTTGATCATCTGGGCGGCCATCGACGATGGCGCCTCGGGTTTTGCGGAAGGGGCGGCTGTGACGGCGAGGGACACGCTGGTGAGTACGGCAAGGACCAGCGAGGAAAAGCAGGATTTACGCATTAGAGACGCTCCATGACATCAGTAAGAAAAGCAGCTTTTCCGAAGCTGCTTTTCAAACTTAGGTGATGCGCGGAGTTAGTCAAAAATGGGTGAGTTACAGGGTGTGAACTCAGGGCTCCAGCCGGCGTTGCTGGTAGATCCAGTCGACGATTTCTCCGTCCGGCGCATAACCACTGACAGTGTCGCGCAGCAGTTGGCGGACGCGGTTGTAGTCGTCCTGCTCGACGGCTGCGAGCAGTTCGGTCAGTTTGTCCTTGAGCATATCCCACGCCAGATGATCTTCGTTGGCACTCATGATCATCGGGTGCTGGGTAGCGACCACGTTGTCGCCGATCAGCAACTCTTCGTAAAGCTTTTCGCCAGGACGCAAGCCGGTGAATTCGATAGATATATCGCCGTGGGGGTTTTTCTCGGAGCGAACACTGAAGCCCGACAGGTGGACCATCTTCTCCGCCAGCTCGACAATCCTCACCGGCTCGCCCATGTCCAGCACGAACACGTCTCCGCCCTGCCCCATCGAGCCCGCCTGAATCACTAACTGCGCCGCCTCGGGAATCGTCATGAAATAACGCGTGATCTTCGGATGCGTGACCGTCAGGGGCCCACCGGACTTGATTTGCTTGTGGAAAAGCGGAATCACCGAGCCAGACGAGCCCAGTACATTGCCGAAACGCACCATGGTGAACCGGGTTTTGTTAACCCTCGACACATTCGAACTGTCACCGAACAGCACCGGCGCGAGTTCATGGCTCAAAGCCTGCAACGTCAATTCGGCAAGACGCTTGGTGCTGCCCATCACATTAGTCGGACGTACAGCCTTATCCGTGGAGATCAATACAAAATTGGCCACGCCCGAGCGCAAAGCCGCTTGAGCGGTGCATAACGTACCGATCACGTTGTTCAACACGCCCTCGGCAATGTTGTGCTCGACCATTGGAACATGCTTGTAAGCGGCAGCGTGGTAGACCGTGTCTACGCGCCAAGCCTTCATCACATCCTGCAACTTGGTCTCATTGCGCACAGAACCCAAAATCGGCACCAGTTTTACCGATAGCGACTCGCGGGAAATGCGCTGTTCAAGCTCGGAGAGAATGCTATAGAGGTTGAATTCGCTGTGATCGAACAGCAGTAAGGTCGTTGGACGCAGTGCCAGAATCTGCCGGCACAGCTCAGAACCGATAGAACCACCTGCCCCAGTAACCAGGACACTCTGTTGCTTGATGCAATGTTCCAGCAAGTCCCCTTGCGCAGGCACCGCATCCCGCCCCAACAGGTCAGCGATATCGACCTCCTGAATGTCGTCCACCTTGACCCGCCCACTGGCAAGATCCATGAAGCCGGGAACGCTGCGGACGTGCAGTGGAAAACCTTCCAGGAAACCCAGAATCTCACGACGCCGGGCCCGATTGGACGAGGGAATCGCCAACAGGATTTCCTGCGCCCCCGTGAGATCAATCATTCGTTGAATATGCTTGGGCTTGTACACATGCAAACCGGCAATTACACGGTCGGAGATACTCGGGTCATCGTCGATAAACGCCACGGGACGCATCAGACGCCCCATGCGCAACGCCGCCACCAACTGGTTACCCGCTGCGCCAGCGCCATAAATCGCTACACGCGGCAGGCCATCATCGTGATTGGCGAACGGAACATGCTGCGTAGCATTGAACCAATCCCCAAGAAAATACTGGCGCATCGCCAAACGTAAACCGCCCACCATAATCAGGCTCAACCACCAATAGTTGAAAATGATCGAGCGCGGAACAACGCTTTGATGGTTACTGTACCAATAGACGACGATACCCAGAATCAACGACGAAAGACTGACCGCCTTGATAATTGCAATCAACGCGTCGTTGCCGAAATAGCGCATGACCGCGCGGTACATGCCAAAGCGGATGAACAACGGAATGGCGACAATCGGCGCAGCCACGAACAGCCAGAGATGGCCGCGAAATGGGTTGATCATGTCGTCAATGCCCAGACGCACGACAAAGGCCAGCCACAGGGCGGCCCACACGACAAAAATGTCCGTCACTACCTGGAGCAGTCTTTTCTTGCGGCGGGGCAAGCCCACCAAGAACGTCCGTAACTTGTCCATAACGCCTTCGGCCACCGAATGCCTCTCCTCTAATTGATTATCAGCGTCCATTCTACGTCTCTCGTCGCGTCATGGTTTACAAAAAACGTCAGCTTGGATTCTGAGCCGTTTCATCAACACGTTCCAGCCCGCCTGCATTGAACTTAAACGCGAGAAAAATTAGCGGTAGATAGGCAAGAATCAGTCCAAAACTCCCATCCAGTTCCAACAATACTACGCATAGCGCGACAGGCAATAGCCAGAAAAGGTTGATGGCTACCACCGCCAAGGTCACAGGCAAATGTTTGCCAAAACGTCGAGAAGCGAACTGATAAGCGTGGCTGCGATGTGCTTCATATACTTTTTCGCCTCGCACCAACCGACGAATCAGCGTGGCCGTGGCGTCGACAATGAAGACCCCCAGCAAGATCAACCAAGCCCAGAACAGCTGAGAGGAGGCCCATGCGGCCTGAATGGAGATAACGCCCAGCGTGACACCTAAAAAACCGCTACCTGCGTCGCCCATGAAAATTTTAGCGGGCGGAAAATTCCAGCACAAAAAACCGCCTACGGCCATAGACAACAAGAGGGGCATCCAGATCAACCCGGTAAAACCACTTAACCAGTAAATTAGACAGACTCCCAAGCAAGAAGATATAGCTTCCACACTGGCAAGTCCGTCGATACCGTCCATAAAGTTATAGAGATTCAGCATCCATACCAAGTAGAACGCGGCGAGAATGCCTCCGGCCCAAGCGAGATTATATGTCACGCCAAAAAACTGAATCGCAGGGAATCCTTCCAACCAAAATAACGCCCAGCCGCCTGCGGTAAAATGGCCCAGTAAACGCCAGCGTGCCGCGATATGTCCGTGATCGTCCATAAAGCCAATAAGGGCGATCAAACCGCCAGCGCCACCCACTGCTATTAGAACGTCCAACGGAACGAGCTGGCCCCATCCCAAAAGCGGTAATGTCAGTAAAAAAGACAATACAATCGCTACCCCTCCTCCGCGTGGAGTCGGTAATGAATGGGAGCTTCGAGCATTGGGAATATCAATAATGCTACGAAGAAGCGCGTAACGCCGCAAACCAGCAGTTAATGCAAATGATAAAAGGACAACAATAGGAATCAGCCACAAAAAAATCATTGTTTTTTGCTTTCCATATAAACTTCTGCGACGACTTTCAGAGCATTATCCATTGAAACCGGAGGTGCCCACTGAAGTAAAGACCGGGTTTTATTGATATCTACCTGTAGAGAGCCGCAGAGTCTCTGGGCAAGTGATCCCTTTCCCAAAAGCGTTGCTGCGCTACTCAATACCCTACTCGGCACCGGTAACAAACGGGCGGGGCGTCCCAATGCTTTCGCCATACGACGCAATAGTTCAGAAGTCGAAACATCCTCACCGTCACTGACCAAGAAGGTTTGATTGGCTGCGGCTGGGTGATCGATGGTTGTAAACAAAAGGTCTACAAGATTATCCAGCGCAACAATGCTGCGCTGATTGTGTATCGAACCAAAAGGAAGTGGAACGCCCTTGTCTAGCCATCGCATCATGCTCAGGAAATTAGCCTTCACTCCCGGACCATAGACCAAAACCGGTCGAATAATCACTACTTCCATCCCTGTCCGAGCAGCGATATCTCGCAATCCCTGCTCCGCTTCCCATTTGGAAATACCATAAGGATCAAGCGGGGCCGGAACATCATCGGCGGCGTAGGGCTGACCTGGCTGGGTACCTTCGCCGTTGACTTTGATCGAGCTGATAAAAACAAACCGCTTAACCCCCGTCTCCGCCGCATGTCTGGCAAGGTTGAGGGTGCCCTCGACATTAACTTTGCGAAATTCATTCAATGGGTCAATCGACTGTTCGTTCATTACATGAACTCGAGCGGCGCAATGCACAACCACGGACTGCCCGAGGAGCGATGGCGCCCAATCGTGAGTTGCTAGCTCGTCGAAAATCACTGATTCGGCGCCTTGAACCAACGGCAAATTTGCATGGCGCAACGCCGCACGCACTTGATGACCTGCCGACAAAAACCGCTCTGCTGCGGCGCAACCAACAAACCCTGTTATCCCGGTAAGAAACACATTCATTTAGACTGACTTCCTGCCAACAACACAATATTTTGCGCCAAGCCCTGCATGATGTGGGTCCGGGCAAACTGCTCGACAAAGTCGTTCCGAGGGCGAGTCGCCATGCTCAGGGATGCGAAACCTTCAACAGCTTCCTCGACGTTACAAGGGCTGAAAACTGCAGCATTGGAAACATGCTGGCGAATAAACTCAGCCGAGTAACCCGCCACACCCGCCCAGATCGGCTTACCCAACGCAGCGTACTCAAAAAGCTTGGAAGGCAATACCTTGCGAAAAGCATCGTAGTCGTTCAGATGAAGAAATAGCACATCCGCCGCTTGATAAGCCGCGATAAGCTCATCACGGCGAACAGGCGGGGCTAACGTGACATTACGACAGCCGCTGGCCTCAATCGCGCTTTTCAATTGGGATCGACGCCCACCGTCACCGATACAAAGAAACTTCAAGCGCCCCTCGAAACGTTGAGCGAGCTGCGGGACTATCGTATGAAGCCCCTGCCCTTCGCCCATGTTTCCCGCATACAACACAGTCAATTCCCCTGATTCGCTCAGTTGCTCCTCCTGCGGTTGAGCGTCAAGAAACTCCTCGTCAATACCGTTAGTGAAGACTACAAACTCACCTCGCGGATACCGGCTCTGGAAGTATGGCAAAAACCCTGCTGAAACGACGTTAATGCGGGTAGCCGCACCAATGGTCATACGCTCAATTATGGAGAACGCTGGCTTAATCAACCAAGTCACTTTACTGGGCAATACATCCTTGATGGTATCGACGAAAATATCCCGTATATCTAGATACAAGGGGCATCTCGCGCGTTTTGCGACCAAGGCACCCAGTGACGCAGTCATCAGACGCGACGATGTTGCATATACCACGTCATATCGCTGGCTGCGAGTGAGTTTCAGAACCTCCTTGAGGTAGCCGAAAAATGCCCGCGATTGATCAACCATGCCACTGTTATGGTCACGCAGTTGTATACGCCGAATCGTCAACCGTGGGTGTTCTTCGAGCAGCGGCGCCTCAAGTGAGAAGCTGCTGTAGCGGTTGGGTTGGGTGGTAATAACCTCAACACTGGCATTTTCTGGAAGGACGTTAAGCAGTGCTTTTACCAGCGCAGTGGTACGGAACGAGCCTGCCGACAGGTCGGGTTGGTAGTAAAAACTCAGCAGCAATACTCTCAAAATCAACTCCAACGGATGTGCGTGGTCAGTGAGCAACTACTGAAAACGGCTTCAATGCACTGATTAGTTACTGAACAACCAAATTCGGGATGCCAGGTTGATCCAACAATCCTTACCTGGTCGGCCCCTTGCATCGATACGACGACTTTTTTTCCTTCACCCATGTCGGCAACAAAACCGTTGGCCTCCGGAAGGAAGGTGACATCTGGGTGGATATAAATACGCGAAACTGCCACAGACTGATTGCAGGTCAACTGATCAACCACCTCTAGTCCATCGTCAGCAAAAGTCCAGGTACGTTGGTGACGGGGGGAACCCTGCAGTCGTCGATAACCATCGTGACTTGCCTGAATGCAGATGAATTTTTCCGCCAGATCAAATCGCTCGATACTCGGCCTTGCACGCCTAGCGACGCGAAACCCTGCCCAGACCTCAGAGGAGTTCTGCCCGGCGACTTCAACTGTACTATGGGCACCAGTGCTACGTTGACGCTGGCGTTCAGGTCCTTCTCCATATTGCGACGTGCCGGAGTTGACCACTAATCGCTGCCCGAAAACACTTAGTTCAAAGCTCAACGTATCGGCGTGTGCATGGCCTGGCTGATAGTCAGGGCCGACCTGAGCCAGATCGAGTATCGCCTTGACACCCGCAGAGGGCGTAACGACAGCGTAGCCGGTCGCAGTATTAAGAAAGGCGGAAGGTAGTACATCGCCAGCGGCGTCTGGTATACCTAGCAGCGCTGCATAGCCTTGGATATGTTCAAAATCAGGGGCAATGCCGAACGCAGCATCATTAAAAAAGCTAATTTTTCCATCCAGATGCAACATACTGCGCAACCATGCCATGCCTCGCGCGACAACAGGTTCCCAGACCGGCAAACGCTTCATCAGGGCTGGTAATTGTGCACGCCGAGCCAAATTAACCAAATCGCACATATCCCATAAAAGCGTCGCGTGATACATAGGCGACAGCTCAAAATGGCCACCATCTTGTAAAAACTGCTCTCTGACTTCCTCATCAAGTATCTGTAACCCCTTGGCGAGCCAAGCGTCTGCCTGGACACCCGACAGATAGGTGCCGGCGAATACCAGAGCCTTGCCATTGGCAAACAGATGGTTACCCAATATGTGGTATTCCACCTGCTGCGCAAGAGCATCCGTTTGGCTGGCCAGACTGCCTAACATAACGTCGGCCCGAGAGTCGCTGCGAGAATGCCATTTCACCAAGTTGACGATACGCAACGAAAGCGGATAAGGCTCCCAACCATTACCGACAACTGGGGGATTGGCATGACTCCAGTTCTGGATCAAGGTATCGGCCAGACCCGGAGTTTTATCAATATCAATGGCGTTCAGGTCGTCGAGATAATGCAAGTTGTAAAGCCAAAGCTTACTGTGCTGCCCCGAGTGCCAATCGGCTGCGTCGCGCACCCCCCCCCGGACTCCAAGGAAGGTGAATCCAACGCCGTCGTCAGTCGATAGTCTACTCCACGCCGGAGCATCCCAACGCTCGACCCAGCTACGAGCCGTAATGTCGCGGAACTGTCCGAGGCCCACCCGAACAAAACGGTAGTACAGTCGATACGCCACCTGCCGGAAGGTGAGGTATCGGACGGTATGAACCAGTCGACTGATTTTTTGAAGTGACATTCCGCCGATCAACCCTGCTGGTTACGCAACATGGCAGCCACTTCTACCGATACTCGAGCAACCTCGATGATTTCTTCATAAGGGATGACCGGCTGGGTACCACGCTCAATGGCTTGCAAAAAGGCGCTTGCACACTGTCGCTGCCCTTTGTCCTGCTTCCACAGATTGAACTTACTGAAACCCGGCCAGCCGAAACCTTTCAACTTACGGAAGTTGTCAAGTTGCAGCACTCGGCCAGCAGCGAACACTTCAACCCGCTCTTTGGGGAAGCTGCCAGCGCCATTTGCCAAGTACAAAATCGTCCCGAATGAGCCGTCTTCAAATCCCAGCGTAATTGACGCTTTATCCTCACAGACCTCTACTGCCGGAGAGTCACCCATCCGTCGCGCCTGAATGGAAACGATAGGGCTGCCCACCAGATAGCGCATCAAGTCGATGAAGTGACAGGCCTCACCGATGATCCGACCACCGCCGACCGTAATGTCCTGGGTCCAATGACTGGATGGAATGGCCCCCGCATTCATGGTCATGATGAAGGTTTTTGGCTCTTTGACAGCTTCCAGCAAACTCTTCATCTTCTGCACCTGGGGTGCAAAGCGGCGATTGAAACCCACCATCAACTGTGGCCCCTTGCCTTGCAGGTGAGCGGTTTGATAGGCGGCCTTCACCTCCTCCAATTCGCCCTCTGTAATTGCCAGCGGTTTCTCGACAAATACGTGCTTGCCTGCCAGCAACGCCTTGGCGACAAACCGCGCATGACTGTCATGGCGTGTCACAATGGCAATGGTATTGATCGACGAGTCCGCCAGCATTGCATCCATATCGGTCGAGGCTTGAGCAAAACCGGATTTCGCCCCATGAATGACGCTATTGATGCCACCCGCAGTAACGATCGTATGGAACTGCGCGCCTGCGGCCTTAAAGGCAGGAATCAGGACGCGAGAGGCATAATTGCCAGCACCAATGAACCCCATGACCGGACGTTGTGCGTCAAAAGTCGCGGACGTTGAAAGCGGCACCTGCCGCACGGCACGCTCGGCGACCGGCGAGGTGTACAGCAACAGCATACCGAGGCCTGACTTGTCTTGGGTCAGGGCTTCATATGCGTCTGGAGCGTCCTCAAAGGCAAAGCGATGGGTGATCAGCGTCTTGACTTCCAATTGGCCACTGTCAAGCATGTCCAGGACCGCTTCAAAATTCCGTTGTTCAGTCCAGCGCACGAAGCCCACAGGGTAATCCTGTCCCTTTTCTTCATACTCGGGATCGTAACGCCCTGGACCATAGGAACAGGAAACCTGGAAGCTCAATTCCTTCTCGTAGAAATCGGCGCGGTTGAGCTCCAGTCCAGTTACGCCCACTAAAATGATCCGTCCACGCTTGCGACTCATCCGCGCAGCCTGGGTTACCGGGTCATTGGATTTGGTCGACGCGGTGATGATCACGCCATCGACGCCTTGGCCGCGACTGAAGGCCAGGCCTGCGGCCACGGGGTCTTCGCCCTTCCCAGGGTTGCAAATCTGCGCACCGTACTGACGAGCCAGTTCGAGTTTCGCCTCATCAAAGTCAATTGCCAGCACACGGCAGCCGTGTGCCCGCAACAACTGCACGGTGAGCAGCCCGATCAGACCAACACCGGTGACCACAAAGGCTTCGCCCAGCGTCGGTTGTGCCAATCGAATGCCCTGCAAGCCAATGCTGGCCACTACGACGAATGCCGCGGACTCATCATCGACGCTGTCAGGGATGCGCGCGCACAGATTTTTCGCTACTTTAACCACATCGGCGTGAGGACCGTTTGAAACAACACGATCACCGGTCTTGAGCCCTTGCACACCAGCACCAACCTCGCCCACCACGCCTACATTGCAGTACCCGAGAGGAAGTGGCTGAGCCAGCTTGGATTGTACGGCCTCAATCGTCGTCATCAGACCATCGGTGTTGACCTTCTCCAGCACCATCCTGACCTTTTCAGGCTGTTGGCGTGCCTTATCCAGATAGGATGCCTTGCCGAAGCCCACCAGCATCCGCTCGGTACCGGCAGAGATCAGAGACACGGTAGTGTTGATCACCACATGTTCACGGGAGACTTGCGGCGCGGGGGCTACTGTTACGGTTGTGCCGCCCTTGGCCATATCTTGAAGAATCTGCTTCATACCACCCTCAACGCAAAAATATTATTTACAATCCACGCAATACACTTCGGTAGCAAGATCATTCACCTTGTTGCCGACTGAATAGGCAAACAGGGTGTTATCACGGGCGATCCCGTGGGGGAACTGAACGGCACCAAACTGGAAGAGCCGATAAGGTAAAAAGTCCTTATCTTTGGAAAACAAAATCCGAGGGGACAAATTTGCTTTGCTCACCACTACTACATCGGATTTGTTCTCGATTATTCCAGGGCCAGGCCGACGATCCAGAAGCGCCATAAAGGGGTTACCCTTTTGATCCGAAGGCTCAGTAGCTGTCGAGAATACAAAGTAGTCATGCAACTCGCAGCCATAGATACACGAACCATTGATATCTAAAAGCGGCTCAGACACCCATTTTCCGTCACGTTGGACCAGCAATCTG is from Pseudomonas mucidolens and encodes:
- a CDS encoding ComEA family DNA-binding protein produces the protein MRKSCFSSLVLAVLTSVSLAVTAAPSAKPEAPSSMAAQMIKAEQSTAKVNLNAADVETLRRDLLGIGAAKAKAIIAYRESNGSFTVVDELLEVKGIGKSLLEKNRDRLDVK
- a CDS encoding TetR/AcrR family transcriptional regulator; this translates as MRYSQDHKAQTHQRIIKEASVRFRRDGIGATGLQPLMKALDLTHGGFYAHFKSKDELVEKALQAAAAELDTHCAMLFSQEQPLHAFIDSYLSEWHRTSPDQGCPLPTMSWEIAQRGRPSPTTDTVLGTRLQQIEATLHSPNAGEQSLIMMSTLVGALVLARSVENPELATRILEVVSEQLKTVGEKGRVNPNADQLSE
- a CDS encoding urea carboxylase-associated family protein; protein product: MYKDYPAAYQVSKGSALQVDKAFYERIRGEVDQRTLIEQFEVPIRTGRAWKVPAGHVFRVTTPVGPQVGDFNVWNANDPRERLWAARTRQLQGAHVTTHDRLWSNLPFLRPLLTITDDSLAAYGIDEHGGRLHDLLGTRCDPYVNKMLTGEDFHHHCHSNLTRAVLPHGLTEFDVHDVLNIFQCTGLNHDDMYFMKACPAQQGDYLEFFAEIDVLCALSTCPGGDLSLAMWGPDAQDPLSVCRPLGVEIYRLEDTLLEGWSPPERAAYNGQHGLHIAKADWE
- a CDS encoding alginate lyase family protein gives rise to the protein MHYLDDLNAIDIDKTPGLADTLIQNWSHANPPVVGNGWEPYPLSLRIVNLVKWHSRSDSRADVMLGSLASQTDALAQQVEYHILGNHLFANGKALVFAGTYLSGVQADAWLAKGLQILDEEVREQFLQDGGHFELSPMYHATLLWDMCDLVNLARRAQLPALMKRLPVWEPVVARGMAWLRSMLHLDGKISFFNDAAFGIAPDFEHIQGYAALLGIPDAAGDVLPSAFLNTATGYAVVTPSAGVKAILDLAQVGPDYQPGHAHADTLSFELSVFGQRLVVNSGTSQYGEGPERQRQRSTGAHSTVEVAGQNSSEVWAGFRVARRARPSIERFDLAEKFICIQASHDGYRRLQGSPRHQRTWTFADDGLEVVDQLTCNQSVAVSRIYIHPDVTFLPEANGFVADMGEGKKVVVSMQGADQVRIVGSTWHPEFGCSVTNQCIEAVFSSCSLTTHIRWS
- a CDS encoding polysaccharide biosynthesis protein; the protein is MDKLRTFLVGLPRRKKRLLQVVTDIFVVWAALWLAFVVRLGIDDMINPFRGHLWLFVAAPIVAIPLFIRFGMYRAVMRYFGNDALIAIIKAVSLSSLILGIVVYWYSNHQSVVPRSIIFNYWWLSLIMVGGLRLAMRQYFLGDWFNATQHVPFANHDDGLPRVAIYGAGAAGNQLVAALRMGRLMRPVAFIDDDPSISDRVIAGLHVYKPKHIQRMIDLTGAQEILLAIPSSNRARRREILGFLEGFPLHVRSVPGFMDLASGRVKVDDIQEVDIADLLGRDAVPAQGDLLEHCIKQQSVLVTGAGGSIGSELCRQILALRPTTLLLFDHSEFNLYSILSELEQRISRESLSVKLVPILGSVRNETKLQDVMKAWRVDTVYHAAAYKHVPMVEHNIAEGVLNNVIGTLCTAQAALRSGVANFVLISTDKAVRPTNVMGSTKRLAELTLQALSHELAPVLFGDSSNVSRVNKTRFTMVRFGNVLGSSGSVIPLFHKQIKSGGPLTVTHPKITRYFMTIPEAAQLVIQAGSMGQGGDVFVLDMGEPVRIVELAEKMVHLSGFSVRSEKNPHGDISIEFTGLRPGEKLYEELLIGDNVVATQHPMIMSANEDHLAWDMLKDKLTELLAAVEQDDYNRVRQLLRDTVSGYAPDGEIVDWIYQQRRLEP
- a CDS encoding UDP-glucose 4-epimerase family protein yields the protein MNVFLTGITGFVGCAAAERFLSAGHQVRAALRHANLPLVQGAESVIFDELATHDWAPSLLGQSVVVHCAARVHVMNEQSIDPLNEFRKVNVEGTLNLARHAAETGVKRFVFISSIKVNGEGTQPGQPYAADDVPAPLDPYGISKWEAEQGLRDIAARTGMEVVIIRPVLVYGPGVKANFLSMMRWLDKGVPLPFGSIHNQRSIVALDNLVDLLFTTIDHPAAANQTFLVSDGEDVSTSELLRRMAKALGRPARLLPVPSRVLSSAATLLGKGSLAQRLCGSLQVDINKTRSLLQWAPPVSMDNALKVVAEVYMESKKQ
- a CDS encoding glycosyltransferase family 4 protein, whose protein sequence is MILRVLLLSFYYQPDLSAGSFRTTALVKALLNVLPENASVEVITTQPNRYSSFSLEAPLLEEHPRLTIRRIQLRDHNSGMVDQSRAFFGYLKEVLKLTRSQRYDVVYATSSRLMTASLGALVAKRARCPLYLDIRDIFVDTIKDVLPSKVTWLIKPAFSIIERMTIGAATRINVVSAGFLPYFQSRYPRGEFVVFTNGIDEEFLDAQPQEEQLSESGELTVLYAGNMGEGQGLHTIVPQLAQRFEGRLKFLCIGDGGRRSQLKSAIEASGCRNVTLAPPVRRDELIAAYQAADVLFLHLNDYDAFRKVLPSKLFEYAALGKPIWAGVAGYSAEFIRQHVSNAAVFSPCNVEEAVEGFASLSMATRPRNDFVEQFARTHIMQGLAQNIVLLAGSQSK
- a CDS encoding MraY family glycosyltransferase encodes the protein MIFLWLIPIVVLLSFALTAGLRRYALLRSIIDIPNARSSHSLPTPRGGGVAIVLSFLLTLPLLGWGQLVPLDVLIAVGGAGGLIALIGFMDDHGHIAARWRLLGHFTAGGWALFWLEGFPAIQFFGVTYNLAWAGGILAAFYLVWMLNLYNFMDGIDGLASVEAISSCLGVCLIYWLSGFTGLIWMPLLLSMAVGGFLCWNFPPAKIFMGDAGSGFLGVTLGVISIQAAWASSQLFWAWLILLGVFIVDATATLIRRLVRGEKVYEAHRSHAYQFASRRFGKHLPVTLAVVAINLFWLLPVALCVVLLELDGSFGLILAYLPLIFLAFKFNAGGLERVDETAQNPS
- a CDS encoding DUF2897 family protein gives rise to the protein MPWYAWLIMAVAIGSIVGGLMMLRDSANKVELTDEQRKRVAERNAQADAKDAQDR